Below is a window of Mycolicibacterium chitae DNA.
GGGTTGGGCGAGGACCGGGTCATCTGGATGCATCAGGTGCACGGCGTCCGGGTGGAGACCGTCGAGGGACCGCGCCCCCGGGTCGAGGACACCGACGCGCTGGTGACCGCGACGCCGCGGCTGGCGCTGGCCGTGGTCACCGCCGACTGCGTCCCGGTGCTGCTCGCCGATGCCCGCGCCGGAGTGGTGGGCGCGGCGCACGCCGGCCGGGTCGGCGCCCAGAATGGCGTCGTGCCGCGCACCGTCGAAGCCATGCTGCGGGCCGGGGCGCAACTGGCCGACATCTCGGTGCTGCTCGGTCCGGCGGTCAGCGGCACCAATTACGAGGTGCCCGCCGCCATGGCCGACGAGGTGGAGGCCGCCCTGCCCGGCAGCCGGACCGTCACCGCCAAGGGCACCCCGGGGCTGGATCTGCGCGCCGGAATCGTCCGTCAGCTCAAGGATTTGGGCGTGGCGGCCATCGACGTCGACCCGCGCTGCACGGTGGCCGACAAGGCGTTGTTCAGCCACCGCCGCGGCGCGCCGACCGGTCGGCTCGCCTCGTTGGTGTGGGTCGAATGACCGAATCGACGGACCGGCGCATTGAGCTGGCAAATTCTTTGACTTTGCTGAAAAGTCGTTTATCAACGGTCGCGGAGAATACCGGCCGCAAAGTCGAAGAAATTGAATTGCTGCCGATCACCAAATTCTTTCCGGCCGCCGATATCAACATTCTCACGGGCCTGGGCTGCCGGTCCTTCGGCGAGGCGCGCGATCAGGAGGCCCGCGCCAAGATCGAGGAGGCGCGCC
It encodes the following:
- the pgeF gene encoding peptidoglycan editing factor PgeF, which gives rise to MFRVRRVTTTRSGGVSTPPYDTFNLGDHVGDDPAAVAANRRRLATATGLGEDRVIWMHQVHGVRVETVEGPRPRVEDTDALVTATPRLALAVVTADCVPVLLADARAGVVGAAHAGRVGAQNGVVPRTVEAMLRAGAQLADISVLLGPAVSGTNYEVPAAMADEVEAALPGSRTVTAKGTPGLDLRAGIVRQLKDLGVAAIDVDPRCTVADKALFSHRRGAPTGRLASLVWVE